A stretch of the Porifericola rhodea genome encodes the following:
- the purL gene encoding phosphoribosylformylglycinamidine synthase subunit PurL codes for MRHHSLKIGKKLKEELTTVQTALDLGLLEEEFQKIKEILGRTPNFTELSIFAVMWSEHCSYKNSIVWLKKLPKSSDRMLAEAGEENAGLVDIGDGLACSFKIESHNHPSAIEPYQGAATGVGGINRDIFTMGARPIAQLNSLRFGDLSNAKTQWLLKGVVKGIGDYGNAFGIPTVGGELYFDSCYQVNPLVNAFSAGIVETDKTASAISYGAGNPVFIVGSATGKDGIHGAAFASKDISEDSLNDLPSVQVGDPFQEKLLLEASLEVIASGAVIGIQDMGAAGIICSTSEMSAKGEHGMNIWLDKVPLRQEGMLPFEILLSESQERMLIVVKKGKEQEVLDIFKKWDLNCAQIGEVTEDKSLKFYQGGELVADVPAHDLVLGGGAPVYHREYKEPAYYQEFKQFNPDSIPQPESYSEVAKFLLSHPNIASRQWVAEQYDSMIGTGTTTTNDPADAAVVRIKGTNKAISVTVDCNGRYVHADPEEGCAIAVAESARNIVCSGGEPVAITNCLNFGNPYNPEVYWQFVHAIMGMKKACEKFNTPVTGGNVSFYNQSNDGGAVFPTPVIGMLGLLDHYDKKMTMHFKNDNDQLYLIGKVNADLASSEYLYSYCKVKSSTVPYFNLDEEYQMQAAVKMLIEKGLIKSAHDISDGGLFITLAESALAGNKGFRINTDNSIRKDAYLFGEAQGRVVVSVSENNTQALEEALDAALVDFQHIGEVNGSDMIVDGEKFMNLHEAKQLHSNTLASFLS; via the coding sequence TTGCGCCATCATTCACTAAAAATTGGCAAAAAGTTGAAAGAGGAGCTCACAACCGTACAAACCGCCCTTGATCTAGGTTTACTAGAAGAAGAATTTCAAAAAATTAAAGAGATCCTGGGAAGGACTCCAAACTTTACCGAGCTGAGTATTTTCGCAGTAATGTGGTCAGAGCACTGCTCTTACAAAAACTCTATCGTTTGGTTAAAAAAACTCCCCAAGTCTTCTGATCGTATGCTGGCCGAAGCCGGAGAAGAGAATGCCGGACTGGTAGATATTGGCGATGGACTGGCTTGCAGCTTTAAAATTGAATCTCATAACCACCCCTCTGCCATAGAGCCCTACCAGGGAGCAGCTACCGGAGTTGGTGGTATTAACCGCGATATTTTTACCATGGGAGCCAGGCCTATCGCCCAGCTTAACTCACTACGCTTTGGTGACCTTAGCAATGCGAAAACCCAGTGGTTACTCAAAGGAGTAGTGAAGGGGATAGGTGACTATGGTAATGCTTTTGGCATACCTACAGTAGGTGGTGAATTATATTTTGACTCTTGCTATCAGGTAAACCCTTTAGTAAATGCCTTCTCCGCAGGAATTGTAGAAACTGACAAAACTGCATCGGCTATATCTTATGGCGCAGGTAACCCCGTCTTTATCGTTGGTTCTGCTACAGGAAAAGACGGTATACATGGTGCTGCGTTTGCTTCTAAAGACATTAGCGAAGACTCCCTGAACGATCTGCCTTCTGTACAGGTAGGTGACCCTTTTCAGGAAAAACTATTACTGGAAGCCAGCCTTGAAGTTATTGCTTCCGGAGCAGTTATTGGTATTCAGGATATGGGTGCAGCAGGTATTATCTGTTCTACCTCTGAAATGAGCGCCAAAGGAGAACATGGCATGAATATCTGGCTGGACAAAGTGCCACTGAGACAGGAGGGTATGCTCCCTTTTGAAATACTCTTATCTGAGTCTCAGGAGAGAATGCTTATTGTGGTTAAGAAAGGTAAAGAGCAGGAAGTTCTAGATATTTTTAAGAAGTGGGACCTTAATTGTGCGCAGATTGGAGAAGTAACCGAAGATAAAAGCCTGAAATTCTATCAGGGGGGGGAGCTGGTAGCTGATGTGCCTGCTCATGATCTGGTATTAGGTGGAGGTGCTCCGGTATACCACCGTGAGTACAAAGAGCCCGCTTATTATCAGGAATTCAAACAGTTTAATCCGGATAGCATTCCACAACCTGAAAGCTATTCTGAAGTAGCTAAATTTCTGTTGAGTCATCCTAATATTGCGTCTCGCCAGTGGGTAGCCGAACAGTACGACTCTATGATTGGAACCGGTACAACAACTACCAATGATCCCGCAGATGCCGCAGTGGTACGTATAAAAGGTACAAATAAAGCTATCTCAGTAACCGTGGACTGTAACGGTCGCTATGTACATGCTGATCCTGAAGAAGGCTGCGCTATCGCAGTGGCAGAGTCTGCACGTAATATTGTTTGCTCGGGAGGAGAGCCTGTAGCCATCACCAACTGCCTAAATTTTGGCAACCCATATAATCCAGAGGTTTACTGGCAATTTGTGCATGCAATTATGGGAATGAAAAAAGCTTGCGAGAAGTTTAATACGCCAGTTACGGGTGGAAACGTAAGTTTTTACAACCAGTCTAACGACGGTGGTGCGGTATTCCCCACGCCGGTTATAGGTATGTTAGGTTTGCTAGATCATTATGACAAAAAAATGACAATGCATTTTAAGAATGATAATGATCAGCTTTATCTGATAGGTAAAGTAAATGCTGACCTTGCCAGTTCAGAGTACCTATATAGCTACTGCAAAGTAAAAAGCTCTACTGTGCCTTATTTTAATCTGGACGAAGAATATCAGATGCAGGCAGCCGTTAAAATGTTAATAGAGAAAGGACTTATAAAGTCTGCACATGATATCTCTGATGGTGGGCTTTTTATCACTTTAGCTGAGTCTGCGCTCGCTGGAAACAAAGGTTTTAGGATTAATACCGATAATTCTATTCGCAAGGATGCCTATCTTTTTGGAGAAGCACAGGGAAGAGTAGTAGTAAGTGTAAGTGAGAATAATACTCAGGCTCTTGAAGAGGCATTAGATGCGGCGCTGGTTGATTTTCAGCATATAGGTGAAGTTAATGGAAGTGATATGATAGTAGATGGCGAAAAGTTTATGAATCTACACGAAGCTAAACAATTACATAGTAATACATTGGCTTCATTTTTGAGCTAG
- a CDS encoding polysaccharide biosynthesis/export family protein translates to MKKRNFTLRLGLILFALVLLAGCYSKKELVYLQDSEFNKEYPTSIKNRRPDYRVQVNDVLQIDVRNPDPTTTALFSKSSGNMVNGNVNPAYLYLSGYSVDDGGFISIPIVGKVKVDGLTVNEAETLVQTEIDKYLNNASVEVKLVSFKISVLGEVNNPGYHLIYNGQANILEALAMAGDITQFGSRDEVKLIRQTNDGSEVILLDLRDAGLMNSKYFFLLPNDVLYVEPSKEQVKRANLEPLGVVFSALTTLALFINAYVNLTQ, encoded by the coding sequence ATGAAAAAAAGAAACTTCACTTTACGGCTTGGATTGATACTATTCGCATTGGTACTCCTCGCCGGATGCTACTCAAAAAAAGAACTGGTTTACCTTCAGGATAGTGAGTTCAATAAAGAATATCCAACTTCAATAAAAAATAGAAGACCTGATTATCGTGTACAGGTTAATGATGTACTTCAAATTGATGTAAGAAACCCTGATCCTACTACAACCGCCTTATTTTCTAAGAGTAGTGGCAACATGGTTAACGGGAATGTAAACCCTGCATATCTTTACCTTTCAGGCTATTCCGTTGACGATGGTGGCTTTATTAGCATTCCAATTGTTGGTAAGGTAAAAGTAGATGGCTTAACGGTTAACGAGGCGGAAACGCTTGTACAAACTGAAATAGATAAGTACCTTAACAATGCCTCAGTTGAAGTAAAGCTAGTGAGTTTCAAAATTTCTGTGTTAGGAGAAGTTAACAACCCTGGCTACCATTTAATATATAATGGCCAGGCCAACATACTGGAAGCACTGGCAATGGCAGGAGACATTACTCAATTTGGAAGCAGAGATGAGGTCAAACTTATTCGCCAGACTAATGATGGCTCAGAGGTAATTCTGTTAGACTTAAGAGATGCAGGATTAATGAACTCAAAATACTTCTTTTTGTTACCCAATGATGTGCTCTATGTAGAACCAAGTAAAGAACAGGTGAAGAGAGCAAACTTAGAGCCTCTGGGTGTTGTTTTCTCAGCACTAACTACCCTGGCTTTGTTTATCAATGCTTATGTAAACCTCACTCAGTAG
- a CDS encoding GumC family protein has translation MENIKRVNEGSADILPLLYKIKTKWYWFALSCLFFLAIAIVYSKFAEKRYAVQGSILFEARERGSTEVDELLDDRGQANSRDEGKIALTNEIAKLTSERMIGAAIDGLGFDVSYYTTEKFWPGFLKEKWMNERYEDFPIQVSIDSSQFQLVGVPIHVSFVSEDVVKIEAHAEEVRAFNFETQEFSGIIPEISFSEDVKLGQKIESKYLTITVDADPNSLVSTEEYDLAFKINSTKSLIDSYKSMLAVTPVDVTDQNSRVVNLAMEINIPAKGEKFINSLIEAYAGNVLNTKNSKGENSLEFINKRLAVVTDSLKDAELQLQNFKSSSNILDVDYAKNSLYNRLDRLEQEKATVDDQLSYYRSTLRSLNDDSQSGKIVAPAAVGITDPFFNKLIDNYVQLSSRLQQMKYNATDSNPLVTQLERDVADLRQAIKDNVSGIVSSLSTTQSRLNREIYQLRADANTLPQSERQLSVMERNYEFYKDKYDALMEKKAEAEIILATNTTNVETIERAEVQGNGPVWPKTPLFLFAAVILGLSFPLAFIVVSDYLDNRVSDKEELENKTKVPLLGMIANGPKDAGLVLKKYPNSAIAESFKFVRVNLQYFHQDVKDQVIGITSSISGEGKTFCSANIAATYADSGKRTLLICGDLRKPRIQDYFDLKGPGLTDYLQEFTSLDNVIQPTEFRNLDVIAPGSPQDDPTKLFESANAERLFEELKGRYDKIIVETPPIGYVADYFVLIKHFDINLFVVRYKYTNKNILVGINDLYKNNKIKNLYLLFNDVKHSGEYGYGYLSNDKGYYTKTKKKALKNPFA, from the coding sequence ATGGAAAACATTAAAAGAGTTAATGAAGGCAGCGCGGATATACTACCGCTACTTTATAAAATCAAGACAAAGTGGTATTGGTTTGCATTAAGCTGTCTGTTCTTTTTAGCCATAGCAATCGTGTATAGCAAATTTGCCGAAAAGCGCTATGCTGTACAGGGAAGCATACTGTTTGAGGCTAGAGAAAGAGGATCTACTGAAGTAGATGAGTTGCTTGATGACAGGGGACAAGCTAACAGCAGAGATGAAGGTAAAATTGCCCTTACTAACGAAATTGCCAAGCTGACCTCCGAACGTATGATTGGTGCGGCTATTGATGGGTTAGGCTTTGATGTGTCTTACTATACAACTGAGAAATTCTGGCCTGGATTTCTTAAGGAAAAGTGGATGAATGAGCGGTATGAGGATTTTCCTATACAGGTAAGTATAGATAGCTCACAGTTTCAGTTAGTTGGAGTGCCTATACACGTATCTTTTGTGTCTGAAGATGTAGTGAAAATTGAAGCACATGCAGAAGAAGTAAGAGCATTCAATTTTGAGACGCAGGAGTTTTCTGGTATCATACCTGAAATATCATTTTCTGAAGATGTAAAACTCGGGCAGAAAATAGAGTCTAAATATCTAACTATTACTGTAGATGCAGACCCTAATTCTTTAGTTAGCACAGAGGAGTATGATCTGGCTTTTAAAATAAATTCTACTAAGTCGCTTATAGACAGCTATAAATCTATGCTGGCAGTTACTCCGGTAGATGTTACTGATCAGAACTCGCGCGTTGTAAACCTGGCGATGGAAATTAATATACCCGCCAAAGGTGAAAAATTTATTAACTCTTTGATTGAGGCCTATGCTGGCAATGTGCTGAATACAAAAAATTCTAAAGGTGAAAACTCGCTGGAGTTTATAAACAAAAGACTAGCTGTAGTTACTGACTCACTCAAAGATGCGGAGCTTCAACTACAGAACTTTAAGTCTTCTTCAAACATACTGGATGTAGACTATGCAAAAAATAGCTTATATAATCGTTTAGATAGACTTGAGCAGGAAAAAGCTACAGTAGATGACCAGCTTTCTTACTACAGAAGTACTTTAAGATCACTTAACGATGATTCTCAAAGTGGGAAAATTGTCGCTCCTGCTGCGGTTGGAATTACAGACCCGTTCTTCAACAAACTGATCGACAACTATGTGCAATTAAGCAGCAGACTTCAGCAAATGAAGTATAATGCCACTGACTCTAACCCATTGGTAACTCAGCTAGAGCGTGATGTGGCTGATTTAAGACAAGCTATAAAAGACAATGTATCCGGTATAGTTTCTTCACTTTCTACAACACAGAGCAGGCTAAACAGAGAAATATATCAGCTAAGAGCAGATGCTAACACATTGCCTCAGAGTGAAAGACAGCTTTCTGTGATGGAGCGTAACTATGAATTTTACAAAGACAAGTATGACGCTTTAATGGAGAAAAAAGCTGAGGCGGAAATTATTCTGGCTACCAATACTACAAATGTTGAGACTATAGAGAGAGCAGAAGTACAGGGTAACGGACCAGTATGGCCTAAAACTCCTTTGTTCCTATTTGCAGCAGTAATTCTGGGGCTAAGCTTTCCTCTAGCTTTCATTGTAGTGTCAGATTATCTGGACAACCGTGTAAGCGATAAAGAAGAACTAGAGAACAAAACCAAAGTACCTTTATTGGGTATGATCGCGAACGGACCTAAGGATGCTGGATTAGTTCTTAAAAAATATCCTAACTCAGCTATAGCGGAATCATTTAAGTTTGTTAGAGTTAATCTGCAATACTTCCATCAGGATGTAAAAGATCAGGTAATTGGTATCACTTCTTCTATTAGTGGTGAAGGAAAAACATTCTGTTCTGCAAATATCGCTGCTACTTATGCTGATTCTGGTAAGCGTACTTTGTTAATATGCGGCGACCTGAGGAAGCCTAGAATTCAGGATTATTTTGACTTGAAAGGCCCCGGATTAACAGATTATTTACAGGAGTTCACTTCTCTGGATAATGTGATACAGCCTACCGAATTTAGAAATCTGGATGTTATTGCGCCCGGATCTCCACAAGACGACCCTACTAAATTGTTTGAGTCTGCGAATGCAGAAAGATTATTTGAGGAATTAAAAGGTCGTTACGATAAAATAATCGTGGAGACACCCCCAATCGGTTATGTAGCAGACTACTTTGTGTTAATCAAACATTTTGATATTAACCTTTTTGTGGTTCGCTATAAGTATACCAACAAAAACATACTGGTAGGCATTAATGACCTTTACAAGAACAATAAGATCAAGAATCTATACTTGTTGTTCAATGATGTTAAACATAGCGGTGAGTATGGCTATGGTTATCTCAGCAACGATAAAGGTTACTACACCAAGACCAAGAAGAAGGCACTTAAAAATCCTTTTGCTTAA
- a CDS encoding glycosyltransferase family 4 protein translates to MAESIFNKVLFVAPNYKYWKGGISSVIMGYKKAITDFNYVPSTTSSNIVITTISFPFLLIIFTWKLLANKNYKIVHIHGASKGSFFRKYVYFKLTRIMGRKVVYHMHGAGFHLFYKDTSPFVRKRIQYMINNADTLIVLSKWWQNFFNSEFRPKKIEIVPNIVEAPSVVNRSSHVKNEYLNLLFLGRVGDRKGIFDLLKVFSTDVSFFKAHFKLKVGGDGDIDRLKSNISEMGLSEMVEYIGFVEGEQKAKAIHKADIYVLPSYNEGLPISILEAMAYSKAVISTTVGGIPEIIEDGYNGSLIEPGNLEALKSALLQLLNDPSKLKLYGERSYKIVSKRHFPDAVLSCLYQLYSNIE, encoded by the coding sequence ATGGCAGAATCCATATTTAATAAAGTCCTTTTCGTAGCTCCAAATTATAAGTATTGGAAAGGTGGAATATCTTCTGTTATTATGGGTTATAAAAAAGCAATTACAGATTTCAACTACGTTCCCAGTACAACATCATCTAATATTGTTATAACTACGATATCCTTTCCTTTTCTTTTGATAATTTTTACTTGGAAACTGTTAGCAAACAAGAACTATAAAATTGTGCACATACATGGTGCTTCAAAAGGAAGCTTTTTTCGTAAATATGTGTATTTCAAGCTTACTAGAATAATGGGTAGAAAAGTAGTCTACCATATGCATGGAGCTGGATTTCATCTTTTTTATAAAGATACTTCACCTTTTGTAAGGAAGCGAATTCAGTATATGATCAATAATGCTGATACACTTATTGTGTTGTCTAAATGGTGGCAGAACTTTTTTAACAGTGAGTTTAGACCAAAAAAGATTGAAATAGTACCAAACATAGTTGAGGCGCCAAGTGTAGTGAACCGTAGCTCTCATGTAAAGAATGAATATTTAAATCTTTTATTTCTAGGTAGAGTTGGTGATCGCAAAGGTATATTTGACTTGTTAAAAGTTTTTTCAACTGATGTGTCTTTTTTTAAGGCTCATTTTAAATTAAAGGTTGGAGGAGATGGTGATATTGATAGGTTAAAAAGTAATATAAGTGAGATGGGACTAAGTGAAATGGTAGAGTACATTGGCTTTGTGGAGGGTGAACAAAAAGCAAAAGCTATTCATAAGGCTGATATATATGTTTTGCCATCTTATAATGAGGGGCTGCCTATTTCTATTCTAGAAGCAATGGCATACTCAAAGGCAGTAATATCAACTACTGTAGGGGGTATACCAGAGATAATAGAAGATGGATATAATGGTAGTCTAATAGAGCCAGGTAATCTTGAGGCTTTAAAATCTGCTTTGCTACAGTTGTTAAATGACCCTTCTAAATTAAAACTGTATGGTGAACGTTCGTATAAAATTGTAAGTAAAAGACATTTTCCAGATGCAGTGCTTAGCTGTCTTTACCAACTTTATTCAAACATAGAGTAA
- a CDS encoding glycosyltransferase, protein MKKVIVRSRRNVFRHETDILVTRYGFQDINNGETSKGIKTRKELILFFLSDILFVLRNIKKISNSEVIIVTGYSALVIKLLIRLGIIKYKKLLWFGFFIHSDSAYKVFKVVLRFLRLKHEVMVLNSIYEIPLYAERLGIPEKKLTCFKLGDWKKPVELFDDDYVPPFNEYCFAGGFTNRNYSTLIETFRGLDKNLIIVGSQLNSDLKDLSNLPSNIIVKKDIDKREFESLVVHSDICILPMKDPEAGASGHMVLLAYMRHKKTILASNFPAIREYLEHNKSGILYNNPETEIPSILNKIDSGTYNKKVLGEQAYLDYKENFTADALEANLVKIVETNL, encoded by the coding sequence ATGAAAAAAGTAATAGTGAGAAGCCGTAGAAATGTTTTTCGGCATGAAACAGACATACTTGTAACCCGATATGGTTTTCAGGATATTAATAATGGTGAGACATCTAAAGGGATCAAAACAAGAAAAGAACTTATTCTCTTCTTTTTGAGTGACATTCTTTTTGTGTTAAGAAACATCAAAAAAATATCAAATTCTGAAGTCATAATAGTCACAGGTTATAGTGCTTTAGTGATTAAGTTATTGATTAGACTTGGTATCATAAAGTACAAAAAGCTGTTGTGGTTCGGTTTTTTTATCCATTCAGATTCAGCTTATAAAGTATTTAAAGTGGTTTTACGCTTTTTAAGGCTTAAGCATGAAGTCATGGTGCTTAATTCTATCTATGAAATTCCTTTGTATGCTGAAAGACTTGGTATACCTGAAAAAAAATTAACTTGTTTTAAATTAGGGGACTGGAAGAAACCAGTAGAGTTGTTTGACGATGACTATGTTCCACCATTCAATGAGTATTGTTTTGCCGGAGGTTTTACGAATAGAAACTATTCTACTCTTATAGAAACTTTCAGGGGTTTAGATAAAAATCTAATAATAGTAGGTTCTCAACTAAATAGTGATCTGAAAGATCTAAGCAACCTTCCTTCAAATATCATTGTAAAGAAGGATATAGATAAACGTGAATTTGAATCTCTAGTCGTACACTCAGACATTTGTATACTCCCTATGAAGGATCCTGAAGCAGGTGCATCAGGACACATGGTTTTACTGGCATATATGCGTCACAAAAAAACTATTCTTGCCTCTAACTTCCCAGCGATCCGCGAATATCTAGAGCACAACAAATCTGGAATTCTTTATAATAACCCAGAAACAGAGATTCCTTCAATACTCAATAAAATTGATTCTGGCACTTACAACAAGAAAGTATTGGGCGAGCAAGCTTACTTAGATTATAAAGAAAACTTTACTGCAGATGCATTAGAAGCTAACCTTGTCAAAATCGTTGAAACTAATTTGTAA